CTGCTTTCCGATCGTTCATCTTAAAGGCGTCTACGGTGGTCGGTGAAATAATGCAGAAAGATGTCCCTTCGGTGGTAAAACTTGTGTTCATTCTAAAACACATGCTGACGGAGACAGCCATGATTTCCACTGTGCTCTTCAAAGAACTCCAGACAGAAATGCCTCTTCTTTGGAAGGATTTCGACGATTTTCGGAGTGAAATGATGAGAAAAACCATTTCTAAAATTTACGCTCAGGGAAGAGAGGAAGGATACATAAAAGAATATCCCGTCATTTTTATTGTGACGATTCTGGTTGCATCGATAAGAGAAATACTAAAAAAAGAATTTCTCGATCAGTCGGGATATACAATCAACGAATCCCTTTCCCTCTTCTACAAATTTTTGTTCAACACAATTCTGACCCCCAAAGGGAAGGAAGAATTTTCAACTATGATCTATGGAGTTATACAGAATGAGAATATTTAGGATTCTCTCAGTTTTGCTTTTTACCGGTCTGATTTTAACCGGATGCAAAAAAGAAACCGACACTTCCAAAATTAAAGTCTCCGGGAATCTTGAGGCTATCAGCGTAACACTCTCCTCACAAACGCCCGGACTTGTCGTCAATTTCCCTTTCGAAGAAGGAGATGTGGTGAAGGAGAATGACACAATCGTCAAGATTGATGATTCCAATCTGCTTCTTCAACTTGCAAAGACCGGAGCGCTAATAGAAGGTGCAGACGCCCAATACAGTCTGCTTCTAAGCGGTGCCCGAAAAGAGGATATCAAGCAGGCAGAGGAAGTGGCGTCACAACTAGAGGCAAACGTGCAACTTGCTGAATCTGATTTTGCCCGCATTAAAAACCTTTACGGCACCGGGTCGATGACGAAAAAGCAATATGATGATGCTGAAACACGCTTGAAAGTACTTCGATCTCAACTGGATGCGGCAAAGGAAAACCTTCAAAAAGTGAAAACCATTGTCAGACCTGAAGAACTTAAATCGGCAGCAGCCCGGAAAAAGGAAGCATCAGCGAGTGCAGATATCCTGAAAAATGCCATTGAGAAATGTTTCGTTATCTCCCCCATCTCAGGTAAAATTGTCAAAAAATATGTTAAAAAAGGAGAGGTTGCCGGTGCCATGTCGTCACTGGTTAAAATTTCCGCACAAGACGAACTCGATTTAATCGTCTATGTACAGGAAACCGACCTGGGCAAAGTAAAGACGGGTCAAACGGTTGATATAAAAATTGACAGCTACCCGAATAAATCCTACACAGGCAAGGTAATCTTCATTTCACCCGAGGCAGCCTTCACTCCCAAAAATATACAGACCGAGGATGAAAGAACCCGTCTCGTATATGAAGTGAAGGTCAGAGTAAAAAATCAGAATAATGAGTTAAAAGATGGAATGCCCGCTGATGCGTTTATCAAATTATAGTTCGTTCACTTCTGACCCGTTTGAAAGCCGCCTGAAATGCCACGAGGTTCGATAATATGCCGGTGATAGAGATAACTTCGCTAAAAAAAACATACGGCGAGACTTTGGCTGTAAACTCGATTGACCTTTCAATTCTGGAAGGTGAAATGTTCGGGCTGGTGGGTCCAGACGGAGCGGGAAAAACAACGACGATGCGAATACTTTGCGGATTGACGAAACCAACCGGCGGATCAGTCACCATTTTCAACAAGGAATTATCAAAAGCAAAAAAGGATATCCAAAACAATATCGGATATCTCTCACAGAAGTTCTCTCTATATGGAGACCTGACAGTCGATGAGAATATCAGGTTTTTTGCGAACATTCATAATGTAAGGCATTTCGAAGAGAGAAGAGATGAGTTACTTGAACTGATGAGACTTATCAAATTCCGGGACAGATTTGCGGACAAGCTTTCAGGTGGAATGAAACAAAAGCTCGCCCTCGCTTGCTCTCTGATTCACAAACCAAAAATATTGTTTCTCGATGAACCAACCACTGGAGTTGATCCTGTCTCCCGAAGAGATTTTTGGAAGATACTCTCTAAACTCCAGGCCGATGGCATCACAATTCTGCTTACCACTCCCTATCTTGACGAAGCAGAAAGATGCAACCGTATCGGATTGATGAACAGAGGAGAAATAATCGCCCTCGGAAAGCCACAGGAAGTGAAAGACACAGTCGATATGTCTGTCCTGGAAATTTACTGTGATGAAGTAAGAAAGGTCTCCCGGATTATCAGGGAAAATCTGAAATATGACACACAGGCATTCGGTGACAGAATAGATATTCTTTCCCAAAATCCTGAAGATGTATTGATCGATGTGACGGGACTATTAAAGAAACATAATCTGGCAATTACAGAATCCAGAATCATCTCACCTTCACTCGAAAATATTTTTATCCACCTCGTAAGCAGTAATTACAAGTAATGACATGAAAAAATATAAATTATCAACCATTCTGTTGTTCTTCACACTTTTTGTGACCGGTGTACCGGCGCAAACTTTTAGTCTTGAGGATTGCATTAAAGCCTCGTTGGACAACAGTCGTCCGCTCGCTCTGAACAACTCCGCGATACAACAAAATTTGGGAAAAGTAAAAGAAGTTGCAGCAATGAAACTTCCCCAGTTAAAATTCCTCGCGTCGTATTCGAGACTGAGCGACATACCAAACTCAGAGATAAAGCTCCCGTTCCTGCCCTCTCCCGTGGTTTTGCAGGAGCCCATACTGAACAATTATGCCTTGAGACTCAGCCTGACTCAACCTCTATTCACAGGACACCGGTTATCGTCTCAAGAGAAGAGTGTTGAGATTTCAACCGAGGCATTGAAGTCAGATAACGAAATAATAAAAAACGATGAAGCCATAAAAACGATTGCGGCCTATTACAATCTCGCGGCTGCGAATGAACAACTGGCGGTGATTGAAGAAAATATCACAACCCTCAAAAAGCGGTTGTCTGATGCGAACGATTTTTACAAAAACGGACTGATTACCAGAAACGACATCTTAAAAATTGAAGTGCAAATATCCAACACCCTTTCCAAAAAAATTGATGCTGAGACGGCAATCCTTGCTGCCAAAGCACAGTTAAACCTCGCGATCGGAAGAAGCGTCGATTCACCGATTGAGATCAACAAGTTTTCATGGGCTGAGCCGGCTACTGCAATTGACTTTGAGACGCTAAAACAGACTGCGGAGACCAACAGAGGTGAGTTCAAAACACTCGCAATCAAACAAAAGGTTTTGGAAGAGAACATGAATGTCGCCAAAGCAGGTTACCTACCTGAAATTTATCTTGGTTCGAACCTCTACTACACCAATCCCTCTCAAAGAATTTTCCCTCAAAAGGACGAATTCCGGGCAACCTGGGATGTCTCCTTGAGTCTGCAATGGAATGTCTGGGACTGGGGTGCCACTTCTGCCAAGGTTGATCAAGCCACAGAAAGCATCAAAAGTCTTGGCACGACAAAACAACAGCTTTCGGATGCGGTTTCCAATGAAGTCTATCAAAATTATCTCCAGTATACCGCTGCCAGGTCCAAATTGAAAAATCTTGAGATCACTCTGGAACAGGCAAATGAAAACTACAGGGTGACACTCGAAAACTTTAATGCTCAGGTGGCAACAGCTGCCGATTTGCTTGAAGCTGACAATTCCCTTTTCGCTGCAAAAACGAGCCTGCAACTTGCAAAAATCGGCATTGTCCTGTCGGGCTATAAACTTCTGAAGTCAACAGGAAAGAGGTTGTATTAATGCAATACGCCATCGAGGTAAGCCGGCTCACTAAAAAATTTGGAGATTTTGTCTCTGTCGATGAGGTTAGTTTTTCGATTCCACAAGGCGAAATTTTTGGATTTCTGGGAGCCAATGGTGCCGGAAAATCTACAACAATCAAGATGCTTTGCGGATTGCTTGAACCAACTTCGGGGGATGCTTTGGTTGGCGGTTACAGCATCATGAATGAGCCTGAAAAAGTGAAAGAAAACATCGGCTACATGTCTCAAAAGTTCAGTCTTTACAACGACCTTTCAGTGGAAGAGAACATCAATTTTTTTGGCGGGGTTTACGGTCTGGAAAGAAGCGAACTTGCTGAAAGGAAAAAATGGGCTCTCGAAGTATCCTTTCTACAAGGGAGAGAGAAGACCGTCACAGGAAGCCTCCCCGGAGGCATAAAACAGCGGCTCGCACTTGCAACAGCAGTAATCCACAAGCCAAAAATCGTATTTCTCGATGAACCTACAAGTGGTGTTGATCCAATCTCAAGAAGAGCTTTTTGGGAGCTTATCAACTCACTTTCAGAGGAAGGTATTACTGTTTTTGTAACCACCCACTACCTTGAAGAAGCCGAGTATTGTGCCAATATCATCCTTATTAATGCAGGGAAAATAATTGCCGAGGGCACACCAACCGAGTTGAAACAGGACCACATCAAATCAAGGGTATTGGAAATCAGTTCTAACAACAGTGTTGAGTTGATGAACAAAATTTCTGAATCACATCTGAATGGTGAGATCTCCATTTTTGGAGACAAAATTCACTTCATTCCGGCAGATAATGCTGCTTCCAATGTTGAAACAATCCGGTTCCTTAATACAAATTTCTCAAATTTTGATATGAACATCTCTGAGATACTCCCCTCCCTTGAAGATGTTTTCATTCATCTTATCGAAAAAAAATATTGATATGCTTAAAACTGTTTTTGCAATCGCAGGCAAGGAATTCAAACATTTAACAAGAGACCGAAGACTCTTCGGAATCCTGATGTTCTTTCCCGTTTTTCTACTGGCATTCTTTGGATATGCCGTTAATTTTGATGTGAAGCAAATTAAAACTGCTGTAATCGACCTTGACGGATC
This genomic window from Ignavibacteria bacterium contains:
- a CDS encoding TolC family protein, with protein sequence MKKYKLSTILLFFTLFVTGVPAQTFSLEDCIKASLDNSRPLALNNSAIQQNLGKVKEVAAMKLPQLKFLASYSRLSDIPNSEIKLPFLPSPVVLQEPILNNYALRLSLTQPLFTGHRLSSQEKSVEISTEALKSDNEIIKNDEAIKTIAAYYNLAAANEQLAVIEENITTLKKRLSDANDFYKNGLITRNDILKIEVQISNTLSKKIDAETAILAAKAQLNLAIGRSVDSPIEINKFSWAEPATAIDFETLKQTAETNRGEFKTLAIKQKVLEENMNVAKAGYLPEIYLGSNLYYTNPSQRIFPQKDEFRATWDVSLSLQWNVWDWGATSAKVDQATESIKSLGTTKQQLSDAVSNEVYQNYLQYTAARSKLKNLEITLEQANENYRVTLENFNAQVATAADLLEADNSLFAAKTSLQLAKIGIVLSGYKLLKSTGKRLY
- a CDS encoding TetR/AcrR family transcriptional regulator is translated as MQKTDIKLEIALYAFSLYREKGFMTIPMDEIAKGMKISKKTIYKYYNSKEELVEAAFRSFILKASTVVGEIMQKDVPSVVKLVFILKHMLTETAMISTVLFKELQTEMPLLWKDFDDFRSEMMRKTISKIYAQGREEGYIKEYPVIFIVTILVASIREILKKEFLDQSGYTINESLSLFYKFLFNTILTPKGKEEFSTMIYGVIQNENI
- a CDS encoding ATP-binding cassette domain-containing protein: MQYAIEVSRLTKKFGDFVSVDEVSFSIPQGEIFGFLGANGAGKSTTIKMLCGLLEPTSGDALVGGYSIMNEPEKVKENIGYMSQKFSLYNDLSVEENINFFGGVYGLERSELAERKKWALEVSFLQGREKTVTGSLPGGIKQRLALATAVIHKPKIVFLDEPTSGVDPISRRAFWELINSLSEEGITVFVTTHYLEEAEYCANIILINAGKIIAEGTPTELKQDHIKSRVLEISSNNSVELMNKISESHLNGEISIFGDKIHFIPADNAASNVETIRFLNTNFSNFDMNISEILPSLEDVFIHLIEKKY
- a CDS encoding ABC transporter ATP-binding protein is translated as MPVIEITSLKKTYGETLAVNSIDLSILEGEMFGLVGPDGAGKTTTMRILCGLTKPTGGSVTIFNKELSKAKKDIQNNIGYLSQKFSLYGDLTVDENIRFFANIHNVRHFEERRDELLELMRLIKFRDRFADKLSGGMKQKLALACSLIHKPKILFLDEPTTGVDPVSRRDFWKILSKLQADGITILLTTPYLDEAERCNRIGLMNRGEIIALGKPQEVKDTVDMSVLEIYCDEVRKVSRIIRENLKYDTQAFGDRIDILSQNPEDVLIDVTGLLKKHNLAITESRIISPSLENIFIHLVSSNYK
- a CDS encoding efflux RND transporter periplasmic adaptor subunit; this encodes MRIFRILSVLLFTGLILTGCKKETDTSKIKVSGNLEAISVTLSSQTPGLVVNFPFEEGDVVKENDTIVKIDDSNLLLQLAKTGALIEGADAQYSLLLSGARKEDIKQAEEVASQLEANVQLAESDFARIKNLYGTGSMTKKQYDDAETRLKVLRSQLDAAKENLQKVKTIVRPEELKSAAARKKEASASADILKNAIEKCFVISPISGKIVKKYVKKGEVAGAMSSLVKISAQDELDLIVYVQETDLGKVKTGQTVDIKIDSYPNKSYTGKVIFISPEAAFTPKNIQTEDERTRLVYEVKVRVKNQNNELKDGMPADAFIKL